Proteins encoded together in one Calditrichota bacterium window:
- the tkt gene encoding transketolase: MSEALDRLSINTVRGLAIDAVQAANSGHPGLPLGAAAMGYAVFQKHLRHNPLDPQWVNRDRFVLSAGHGCALLYSLLHLTGYDLPMEQLKNFRQWGSITPGHPEFGMTPGVEATTGPLGQGVGNIVGIAIARDILAATFNRPGHEVINFRVFGICSDGDLMEGVSAEAASLAGHLGLGSIVMLYDDNHITIDGSTKITFTEDVGARFESYGWQVLECNGLDLEEVDQAIREGIEDTDRPTLVRCRTTIGFGSPHKAGTSKVHGSPLGEEELKLTKRELGLPEDKSFFVPTEVFKHMSAARQAGSERQTEWQSLLEKAFAATPGLQADWQQFWARRLPENWADKLPTWKPGDKPLATRKASEACLEALSDLLWMVGGSADLVESNLTYLEGRGDFQGEYRGGRNLRFGIREHGMGAVLNGIASSAPFISFGATFLNFLDYMKASVRLSALSHLPVLYVFTHDSIGLGEDGPTHQPIEHLTHMRATPNLWTMRPADANETAQCYRVALERRDGPVAFCLTRQGLPVLEYAGERMPVELGAYVLSDANDGAPVVILLASGSEVEIALGAKAQLEREGVATRVVSVPCFELFDQQPQAYRDEVLPSSVRARVAVEAGATLSWWKYVGLDGDVVGLDRFGASAPAKTIYEKLGLTPDNVARRALSVLEKTRA; encoded by the coding sequence ATGTCAGAAGCGTTGGATCGACTGAGCATCAATACAGTACGTGGATTAGCCATTGACGCGGTGCAGGCCGCAAACTCCGGGCATCCGGGTTTGCCGCTCGGTGCGGCCGCTATGGGCTATGCCGTCTTTCAAAAACACTTGCGGCACAATCCGCTTGATCCTCAATGGGTGAACCGTGACAGGTTTGTGTTGTCCGCGGGCCACGGCTGCGCGCTGCTCTATTCGCTCCTGCATCTGACAGGCTACGATCTCCCGATGGAACAGCTCAAGAATTTCCGTCAATGGGGGAGCATTACACCGGGACACCCTGAATTTGGGATGACCCCCGGCGTGGAAGCCACAACCGGACCGCTAGGACAGGGTGTGGGAAATATCGTGGGAATCGCGATTGCCCGGGATATTCTCGCGGCGACGTTTAATCGTCCGGGACACGAAGTTATCAATTTCCGAGTGTTCGGAATTTGTTCTGACGGCGATTTGATGGAAGGGGTGTCGGCTGAAGCGGCGTCGCTGGCCGGACATTTGGGCTTGGGATCGATTGTGATGCTCTATGACGATAATCATATCACGATTGACGGTTCAACCAAGATCACGTTTACCGAGGACGTCGGCGCAAGGTTTGAAAGTTACGGCTGGCAAGTGCTCGAATGCAACGGACTCGATCTCGAAGAAGTGGACCAGGCGATTCGCGAAGGTATCGAGGACACGGACCGACCAACTCTTGTTCGCTGCCGTACTACAATCGGGTTTGGGTCGCCGCACAAAGCCGGCACGTCGAAGGTGCATGGTTCGCCGTTGGGTGAAGAAGAACTCAAACTCACGAAACGCGAACTGGGGCTTCCCGAGGACAAATCGTTCTTCGTTCCAACGGAAGTTTTCAAACACATGAGTGCGGCGCGGCAAGCGGGTTCGGAACGACAAACCGAATGGCAGAGTTTACTTGAGAAAGCCTTTGCCGCCACTCCCGGCTTACAAGCCGATTGGCAGCAGTTTTGGGCGCGCAGACTGCCGGAAAACTGGGCGGACAAGCTGCCGACGTGGAAACCCGGCGACAAGCCTCTTGCCACGCGCAAGGCCTCCGAAGCCTGCTTGGAAGCGCTTAGTGATTTACTATGGATGGTGGGAGGAAGCGCGGACCTCGTCGAATCGAATTTGACTTATCTTGAAGGCCGCGGAGATTTTCAAGGAGAATATCGCGGAGGCCGCAATCTTCGTTTTGGAATTCGCGAACACGGTATGGGCGCGGTTCTGAACGGAATCGCGAGCAGTGCTCCGTTCATTTCGTTTGGCGCGACGTTCTTGAATTTCTTGGATTACATGAAAGCGTCGGTACGACTGTCTGCGCTGTCGCACTTGCCGGTATTGTATGTGTTCACGCATGACAGTATCGGACTGGGAGAAGACGGACCGACGCACCAGCCGATTGAGCATTTGACGCATATGCGCGCGACTCCGAATTTGTGGACGATGCGGCCCGCCGACGCGAACGAAACGGCGCAATGCTACCGCGTCGCGCTGGAACGGAGGGACGGCCCTGTCGCCTTTTGCCTGACTCGTCAAGGGTTGCCGGTTCTTGAGTACGCAGGCGAGCGCATGCCCGTTGAACTTGGCGCATATGTTTTGTCCGATGCGAACGACGGCGCTCCCGTCGTGATTTTGCTTGCCAGCGGAAGCGAGGTGGAGATTGCGCTCGGCGCGAAGGCTCAGCTTGAAAGAGAGGGTGTCGCAACGCGCGTGGTTTCCGTGCCGTGTTTCGAACTCTTCGACCAGCAGCCGCAAGCATACCGGGATGAAGTGCTTCCTTCGTCCGTTCGCGCGAGAGTCGCCGTGGAAGCCGGCGCGACTTTGAGCTGGTGGAAATATGTGGGGCTGGACGGTGATGTTGTCGGACTCGACCGCTTTGGTGCGAGCGCTCCGGCGAAAACAATTTACGAGAAACTTGGGCTAACGCCGGACAACGTAGCGCGCCGCGCACTGTCCGTGCTGGAGAAAACGCGCGCGTAG